The genomic interval TTTAAATTTAAAAAACTGTTGTCTTTTTTCTGAAAATTAGTTATCATAGTTATATTTTAACAAATATAACGCAAAAAGAGCAACTCCTAGTAGTTGCCTTTTTTGTTTTTGAAGAGCTTTAGTTATTAAATTTACCGATAGCCCCTTTGTATGAAATCTCTATTATTTAGATTAACTCACAAAAAGTTATAATTGAACCATCGATAGTTGTAACATTACAGGTTCTGCCTCCCCATGGTTGCTCTTTTATTTCTGAAATTTTATTCCAACCATTTTCTTTCACAAATGAATAAAGTTTATCAATTCCAGTAATATTTGTGAATAGTATTACTCTTTTATCAGGCTCTCCATAGAACATATGAAATCCATTGAAATCTGCTATTTTCATATGCACTAGTTCTCCTGGAAAAGGCAATACACAACCATAAGTTCCAATCCCTTCATCATTTCTAGCTTCAACACCTGCATACCATCCTAAAACATCCTCAAACCACTTTGATGTTTTATCCATATCGTTAGTATAGTATACTGCACCATTATCTTGGACTGAATATCCTCTCTTGCTTAAATCTTTCATTCTACCTGACTCTCCTTCTAACATTGATTGAATAGAAATTTTTGCAAATGAGTCCAAAGAACACTGTCTCCGTCGTGCTGCCAAAGGTGTGACTCCATAAAACCTATAAAATGCACGAGTAAATCCTTCGGGTGTACTATAACCATATTTAAATGCAATGTCTATTATTTTCATGTCTGTAGATAATACATCTTCTCTTGAAAACGAAAGTCGTCTATTTCTAATATACTCACCCAGTGTATAGCCAATTATTAAAGAAAAAAGTTTTTGAAAGTGGAAACTTGACATATAAGCCTGCTTAGCTATGATACTGTATTCAAGTTTCTCACAAATGTTATCTTCAATATAGTCAACAGCTTTTTGGATGTTAATAATAGAATCCATTTGCATTCACCTCCTATTCACTTATATTGTAAGGTATTAAAACATAATCATCTTGATAGTTTTTGCTTGAATTTGTCATAAGGATAATATCAAAAATAAAAATATACCTTGAATCATTATTCTGGTTCATCAGGTTGTATACAACGGTGGTTTATGTATAAATGTACTATTAAATATATTAAAATTATATCATCCTTACAATGACAACATTATGTCAGCTATCACTTGATAATATATATTTTAAGGAATAACTGATTTGTATATAAATAATTATTAGTTGTTTTAAACTAAAAAACTGAAACCTTGGTTACTTATGGTATGGCTCTCCTTACTAATTATATTCACGGTTTATTCTTATCTTGTTTAACTGTTATTTGTAAGCATATCTACTTCTTTAAGAAGAAAAAGGTTATTGCAACTTCTTCTTCAAATATTCCTTTAGAATTAATGCTTAACAAAGTTTCCTTTAATTCATTTTCAAACGTATCAATATTTTCTCCTAGTAATCTTTTATTACAAAATGAAGTAGAGTATAAATAACCAATTAAGTTTTCAATATTCCACTCATAAATGAACTTATAATCTCCTTTTTTCATTAAATGAAACTTACTTTCTTGAATATACTCCTCATGTAATTTATTCTTTGTAGGATATTCTCCCTTTCCAGCTTTTCTTTTTTCTCCTAACCATTTCTTAATTATCTTCAGAGTTTCTTTTTGCCATAACTTCTTACCAGTCCAAACACTGCCACCTGCTAAAATAACCATACCTCCAGAAGGCTTCAAAATATCGTATGATTTGTTTAGAACTAATTCTCTATCCATCCAGTGAAATGCATTACCACATAATATTAAATCAAATTGTCCTAATTTTGAATCAATTTTTTCTGATTCCATTGTTATAAAACGAATATTATGAGCATTTTTCTCTAATCTAATTCTTCTCGCTTCATTTACCATTTCTTCATTTATATCGATACCAATTACCTGTTCAAAGCATTTATGTAATGGAATTGATAATTGACCTGTACCACATCCTAAATCTAAAAGATTCTCTTTACAGTCAATTTGATAAAACTTTAGTATCATATCTAACAAATGTTTTGGATATTCTATTCTAAATTTAGAATAGTATTCAGCTGTACCTGTAAATAATTCTTTATTTGAAAAACTCATAGCTTGACTCCTATCTAATTTTTATCATCTCTATCAATATGAACCGCACCTATTTATGGTACGGTTCACCATAACTAAATTAATACAATATATATTCTACATAATTATGGTATAACAGCCTAGTTACAATATGAAACTTCCCTAGTAGGATGGCTAGGGAAGTTTTGGACATTTTATCCTCTTGGGCTATTGGTGAACTATTTCACTATAACTAGGGAGTGGTATTGAAAATGATTTTATTTCTAAAATAATTATCAAGATTACATTTCAATTTAATAATCTTAATTTCAATTATAAATTGGAAATTGTTTTTCTATTAGTATTTAATTACGTATTAATTAGAAATAGTGGATTTTTATTATACTTATAATTTCATATTTATTCGTTCAAAGATTTTACGAAAGAACTAACGACATTCTTCCTATTATTTGAAGTTTCAAAATAAGGCAAGTCAAATTTTAAGCATTGTTCTTTTAACAATTTACTTA from Mycoplasmatota bacterium carries:
- a CDS encoding class I SAM-dependent methyltransferase, translated to MSFSNKELFTGTAEYYSKFRIEYPKHLLDMILKFYQIDCKENLLDLGCGTGQLSIPLHKCFEQVIGIDINEEMVNEARRIRLEKNAHNIRFITMESEKIDSKLGQFDLILCGNAFHWMDRELVLNKSYDILKPSGGMVILAGGSVWTGKKLWQKETLKIIKKWLGEKRKAGKGEYPTKNKLHEEYIQESKFHLMKKGDYKFIYEWNIENLIGYLYSTSFCNKRLLGENIDTFENELKETLLSINSKGIFEEEVAITFFFLKK
- a CDS encoding helix-turn-helix domain-containing protein codes for the protein MDSIINIQKAVDYIEDNICEKLEYSIIAKQAYMSSFHFQKLFSLIIGYTLGEYIRNRRLSFSREDVLSTDMKIIDIAFKYGYSTPEGFTRAFYRFYGVTPLAARRRQCSLDSFAKISIQSMLEGESGRMKDLSKRGYSVQDNGAVYYTNDMDKTSKWFEDVLGWYAGVEARNDEGIGTYGCVLPFPGELVHMKIADFNGFHMFYGEPDKRVILFTNITGIDKLYSFVKENGWNKISEIKEQPWGGRTCNVTTIDGSIITFCELI